The stretch of DNA GTCAGCCAGCCGACGCTGTCGACGCAGATCAAGAAGCTCGAGGACGAACTCGGCGTCGCTCTGGTCGAACGCGCGCCACGAAGGGTGATGCTCACCCCGGTCGGGCGTGAAGTCGCCGAGCGCGCGCGCAAGGTCATCGCCGATGTCGAGCAGATGGCCGAGATTGCGCGGCGCAGCCAGGACCCCGAGGCCGGCACGGTGCGGTTGGGACTGTTCCCGACGCTGGGCCCTTACCTCCTCCCGCACGTGGTGGCGCCGCTGCGCCAGCGTTTCCCGCGCCTGGAACTGCTGCTGGTCGAAGAGAAGACCGACCAGATCCTGGCGCGTCTGCGCGACGGCCGCCTCGATGCCGGCCTGCTCGCACTGCCCATCCACGACGACCAGCTGCACGTGGAAGTGCTGTTCGACGAACCGTTCCTGCTGGCGGTGCCGCAACAGCACCCGATGGCCGACCAGGACTCGCTCGACATCAACGATCTCGACAACCAGCACCTGCTCCTGCTCGAGGAAGGCCACTGCCTGCGCGACCAGGCACTGGACGTGTGCCACATGGCCGGTGCCGGCGAACGCGACGGCTTCCGCGCCACCAGCCTGGAGACGCTGCGGCAGATGGTCGCCGCGGGCGTCGGCATCACCCTGCTGCCGATGCTGGCCGTGCAGCCGCCGGTGCCGGTCTCGTCCGACATCCACCTGTTGAGTTTCCGCGGCGAAGCACCGCACCGGCAGATCGCGATGGTCTGGCGTCGCAGCTCGGCGATGGGCGACTTCCTGATGCAGCTGGCCGGCGAGTTCCGCAAGTTGCCGGCCTCGTTGCTGGTGCCGCCGAAGACGCAGGTCGCGCAGGCGTTGTCGGTGTAGCAGTCACTCCAGCCCGGTCTGGCCCAGGCGATAGCGCGTGAGCACCGTTCCGGTCGCGAGCATGGCCGTGATGAGCAGGGTCGACACCACGTGCACGCGTGGATTGCTCGACAGCGCGCACGCCACCATCAACCCGATCCCCGTCACCTGCACCAGCCGGAACGGGATCAGCAGTGGTCGCAACCCCATCAGCGGTTCAATGACGATCCCCCACACGGCAGCCACGATCAGCATGCCGAAGAACACCTTGCGCGCGTCGTAATAGTGCTTCTTGACGTCGATGGTGCCGTCGATCAGCTCCGGCAGGAACGCGTGGCTGGCAATGCACAGCGTGGCCGGTCCGATCAGGACGAAGGCGAACTCGCCATAGGTCCAGTCGCGCTCCGCACGCATCGCCCAGAACGACCACCACATCTGGATGTGCAGGGCGATAAGCAAACCGATCCAGATGCTGTGCAGCCAATAGGGCGAGACGCGCTTGCGGATCTGGACCATGTTGCCGATGCCGGCGAACAGCTGGGTCATGCCCAGGCCCAGCACCAGGGACACCATCACCGACAGGTAATTGAATGCGTCCATCCGCCCCTACAGGCTGCCGAGCCGCAGTCAGGCTACCGGCCGGGCGCGTGGGCGGCGTGAATGCCGTGCCGTCCTAGTAACGAAGCAGCGCGTGCAGCGGGGTCGCGCCCGGCCAGCGCGAACGCCCCTGCAATGCTTCCAGCTCGATCAGCACGCTTGCGCCGACCAGTTCGGCGCCGAGCTTGAGCACCAGTTCCTGCGCCGCCGCAAGCGTGCCGCCGGTGGCCAGCACGTCGTCGACGATCAGGGTCCGCTCGCCCGGCCGCAGTGCGTCATTGCGTGCCTGCAAGCGGTCGCTGCCGTACTCGAGCTGGTAGGCGACCTCGACCAGCGGCGGCGGCAGCTTGCCCGGCTTGCGCAGGGGCACGAAGCCGGCGTGCAGCTTCTGCGCCAGCGCCGCACCGAAGATGAAGCCACGCGACTCGATCCCGCACACCGCCTGCACCTCGCTGCCCTGCCAGGGTTCGGCCAGTGCATCGATGCAGCGGGCAAAGCCGCCGGCGTCGGCGAGCAGCGGGGTGACATCGCGGAACACCACGCCCGGCTTGGGGAAGTCGGCGACTTCGCGGATCAGGGAGTCGAAGTAGGACATGGCAGGGCCAAAGTGGGGGGCGGGAGACGATACCCC from Lysobacter arenosi encodes:
- a CDS encoding LysR substrate-binding domain-containing protein — translated: MNLRDLKYLVALADHKHFGRAAAASFVSQPTLSTQIKKLEDELGVALVERAPRRVMLTPVGREVAERARKVIADVEQMAEIARRSQDPEAGTVRLGLFPTLGPYLLPHVVAPLRQRFPRLELLLVEEKTDQILARLRDGRLDAGLLALPIHDDQLHVEVLFDEPFLLAVPQQHPMADQDSLDINDLDNQHLLLLEEGHCLRDQALDVCHMAGAGERDGFRATSLETLRQMVAAGVGITLLPMLAVQPPVPVSSDIHLLSFRGEAPHRQIAMVWRRSSAMGDFLMQLAGEFRKLPASLLVPPKTQVAQALSV
- a CDS encoding adenine phosphoribosyltransferase, with the protein product MSYFDSLIREVADFPKPGVVFRDVTPLLADAGGFARCIDALAEPWQGSEVQAVCGIESRGFIFGAALAQKLHAGFVPLRKPGKLPPPLVEVAYQLEYGSDRLQARNDALRPGERTLIVDDVLATGGTLAAAQELVLKLGAELVGASVLIELEALQGRSRWPGATPLHALLRY